One window of Parasegetibacter sp. NRK P23 genomic DNA carries:
- a CDS encoding SusD/RagB family nutrient-binding outer membrane lipoprotein has translation MKKILQHITATLLLGSVTLSSCTKDFTAKNTNPNAVPEALPQQLLQPSVVNTMTYNMIRNRNFNNELMQVTVDMGDAEGRVFRYDFRSNLSDYFYNGLYSQLTDIKDIYKVANTAPNSNSSYRAISLILQSWIYANLTDTFGDIPYFESNQGKDSLNFEPKFDEQKTIYLDIFSKLEQANELLKGDTAIVGASDPIYGGNLFRWRKFCNSLYLRLLLRISHKADVADACITKIREILETNAANYPVIASNEESAIVQWIGGGALNSPLLTVREQDFRQPAIASFFIDNLVNWRDPRIDPVWGTSGVNRWRIAAFQGSFQGVPSGYHPNENPEKKSYFYSTNQTVSGNAAPTLMNDPMTGIIMNYAEVQFIRAEAALRGWTTASPAAHYNLGAEAAIKYWVPTWNVAIQSFLEAADIQWNDAESFEEKLAKIHLQKYYALFLVDYQQWFEYRRTGYPVLPKGAGLQNGGIMPGRMNYPVYVQSTNPTNYRIAVDRQGADNMSTLVWWQRP, from the coding sequence ATGAAAAAAATACTTCAACATATAACCGCCACACTGCTGCTCGGAAGTGTAACGCTCAGTTCCTGTACAAAAGATTTTACAGCGAAGAACACCAATCCGAACGCCGTGCCTGAAGCGCTGCCGCAGCAATTGTTACAGCCTTCCGTCGTGAATACGATGACCTATAATATGATCCGCAACCGGAACTTCAACAACGAACTCATGCAGGTGACCGTAGACATGGGCGATGCGGAAGGACGCGTTTTCCGGTACGATTTCAGGTCAAACCTCTCGGATTATTTCTACAATGGCCTGTATTCGCAGCTTACGGATATCAAAGACATCTACAAAGTAGCGAACACCGCGCCCAACAGTAATTCATCTTACCGGGCCATTTCGCTTATCCTCCAAAGCTGGATCTATGCCAACCTCACGGATACCTTTGGAGACATTCCTTATTTTGAATCGAACCAGGGAAAAGACAGCCTGAACTTCGAACCGAAATTCGATGAACAGAAAACCATCTACCTGGATATCTTCAGCAAACTGGAGCAGGCGAATGAATTGCTGAAAGGAGATACTGCCATTGTGGGCGCAAGTGATCCCATTTACGGCGGCAACCTTTTCCGCTGGAGAAAATTCTGCAACTCCCTGTACCTGCGGTTATTGCTGCGTATTTCACATAAGGCTGATGTCGCCGATGCCTGCATCACCAAGATCAGGGAAATACTGGAGACCAACGCCGCGAACTACCCGGTGATTGCCAGCAATGAAGAATCCGCCATTGTGCAATGGATCGGCGGCGGCGCACTCAACTCTCCATTGCTTACCGTTCGGGAGCAGGATTTCCGGCAGCCCGCCATCGCGAGCTTCTTCATCGATAACCTGGTAAACTGGCGTGATCCACGCATTGATCCCGTTTGGGGAACCAGTGGCGTGAACAGGTGGCGCATAGCGGCGTTCCAGGGTTCTTTCCAGGGCGTGCCCAGCGGCTACCATCCCAATGAAAATCCGGAAAAGAAATCCTACTTCTATTCTACGAACCAAACCGTTTCCGGTAACGCAGCGCCTACTTTAATGAACGATCCCATGACGGGCATCATCATGAACTACGCTGAAGTGCAGTTCATCCGCGCAGAAGCGGCCTTACGGGGATGGACAACCGCATCACCAGCCGCGCATTATAACCTGGGGGCCGAAGCCGCCATCAAATACTGGGTGCCCACCTGGAACGTGGCCATCCAGAGTTTCCTGGAAGCCGCGGATATTCAGTGGAACGATGCGGAATCTTTTGAAGAGAAACTGGCGAAGATTCATTTGCAGAAATATTATGCGCTGTTCCTGGTAGACTACCAGCAATGGTTTGAATACAGGAGAACAGGGTATCCCGTTCTGCCGAAAGGCGCGGGATTGCAGAACGGCGGCATCATGCCCGGAAGGATGAACTATCCGGTGTATGTGCAGTCCACGAATCCAACCAATTACCGGATCGCCGTGGACCGCCAGGGCGCGGATAATATGTCTACACTAGTATGGTGGCAGCGGCCTTAG